One window from the genome of Streptomyces cadmiisoli encodes:
- the rodA gene encoding rod shape-determining protein RodA, with the protein MTGANSFQVSGYGPERAGWTRLFARDALSRRLDWPILLAALALSLMGAILVFSATRNRTEINQGDPYFFLVRHLLNTGIGFALMIGTVWLGHRTLRTAVPLLYGASVFLVLMVLTPLGTTVNGAHSWIVLGAGFSLQPSEFVKVTIILGMAMLLAARVDAGDKPYPDHRTVLQALGLAVVPMLIVMLMPDLGSVMVMAVIVLGVLLASGASNRWVFGLLGAGTLGAIAVWQLHILDDYQINRFAAFANPELDPAGVGYNTNQARIAIGSGGLTGSGLFQGSQTTGQFVPEQQTDFVFTVAGEELGFLGGGLIILLTGVVLWRACRIALDSTELYGTVVAAGIVAWFAFQAFENIGMTLGIMPVTGLPLPFVSYGGSSMFAVWVAVGLLQSIRVQRPLSA; encoded by the coding sequence ATGACGGGCGCGAACAGCTTCCAGGTCTCCGGGTACGGGCCCGAGCGCGCCGGCTGGACGCGGCTGTTCGCCCGTGACGCGCTGTCCAGGCGGCTCGACTGGCCGATACTGCTGGCCGCCCTGGCACTGTCGCTGATGGGCGCGATCCTGGTGTTCTCCGCGACCCGCAACCGCACCGAGATCAACCAGGGCGACCCGTACTTCTTCCTGGTCCGGCACCTGCTGAACACCGGCATCGGCTTCGCGCTGATGATCGGCACGGTCTGGCTCGGCCACCGGACCCTGCGCACCGCGGTGCCGCTGCTGTACGGCGCCTCGGTCTTCCTGGTGCTGATGGTGCTCACCCCGCTGGGGACCACGGTCAACGGAGCCCACTCGTGGATCGTGCTGGGCGCCGGCTTCTCCTTGCAGCCGTCGGAGTTCGTGAAGGTCACGATCATCCTCGGCATGGCGATGCTGCTGGCCGCTCGGGTGGACGCGGGCGACAAGCCGTACCCGGACCACCGCACGGTCCTCCAGGCGCTGGGCCTGGCCGTCGTACCGATGCTGATCGTGATGCTGATGCCGGACCTCGGTTCGGTCATGGTCATGGCGGTGATCGTGCTGGGCGTGCTGCTCGCGTCCGGCGCCTCGAACCGGTGGGTCTTCGGACTGCTGGGCGCCGGCACCCTCGGCGCGATCGCCGTCTGGCAGCTGCACATCCTGGACGACTACCAGATCAACCGCTTCGCGGCCTTCGCCAACCCCGAACTCGACCCCGCGGGCGTCGGCTACAACACCAACCAGGCGCGCATCGCCATCGGCTCGGGCGGACTGACCGGGTCGGGCCTCTTCCAGGGCTCCCAGACCACCGGGCAGTTCGTGCCGGAGCAGCAGACCGACTTCGTCTTCACGGTGGCCGGCGAGGAGCTCGGCTTCCTCGGCGGCGGGCTGATCATCCTGCTGACCGGCGTGGTGCTGTGGCGGGCCTGCCGGATCGCGCTCGACTCCACCGAGCTGTACGGCACCGTCGTCGCGGCCGGGATCGTGGCCTGGTTCGCCTTCCAGGCTTTCGAGAACATCGGTATGACGCTCGGCATCATGCCGGTCACCGGACTGCCGCTGCCGTTCGTCTCCTACGGCGGCTCATCGATGTTCGCGGTATGGGTCGCGGTCGGCCTGTTGCAGTCCATCCGGGTGCAGCGCCCCTTGTCCGCGTGA
- a CDS encoding CYTH and CHAD domain-containing protein has protein sequence MADTKREIERKYESDDGGLPDLTGVAGVASVVDKGVVELDATYYDTPDERLTAASITLRRRTGGADAGWHLKFPVATGVRDEIQVPLSDKVPGALAALVRSRIREVALQPVVRLRTNRSVHDLLDAEGLPLAEVAVDAVRAERLTAGDGKAEWTEIEVELADGREPALLDKIDKRLRKAGVRASASPSKLARALEETGGGKRRRTKDRAAPVTAGDHVLAYVRAQRDTIVELDPAVRRDVEDSVHRMRVATRRMRSTFKSYRQVLDRSVTDPIGEELKWLAGELGVGRDQEVLAERITGIVGELPRDLVVGPVRGRLRNWSQSRHGDSRRRIIEVLDGPRHLALLASLDALLADPPLRAAAAGKPEKVLAKAVTKSFDVVSGLVEEGLRAAPGHERDVALHEARKKTKRARYAAEAATPALGGPASAMVGSMKQLQNLLGEHQDSVMSRQALKELAEQAHAAGESSFTYGVLHGREERRAATAEEELPGAWNGMKGGTGI, from the coding sequence ATGGCGGATACGAAGCGTGAGATCGAGCGCAAGTACGAGTCGGACGACGGCGGGCTGCCCGACCTGACCGGCGTCGCCGGGGTGGCGTCGGTCGTCGACAAGGGCGTCGTCGAACTGGACGCCACCTACTACGACACCCCCGACGAACGCCTGACCGCGGCCTCGATCACCCTGCGCCGCCGCACCGGCGGCGCCGACGCCGGCTGGCATCTGAAGTTCCCGGTCGCCACCGGGGTGCGCGACGAGATCCAGGTGCCGCTGTCCGACAAGGTGCCCGGCGCCCTGGCCGCGCTCGTCCGCTCCCGGATCCGCGAGGTCGCACTGCAGCCCGTGGTGCGCCTGCGCACCAACCGGAGCGTGCACGACCTCCTCGACGCCGAGGGGCTGCCGCTCGCCGAGGTCGCCGTCGACGCCGTACGGGCCGAGCGGCTGACCGCGGGCGACGGCAAGGCGGAGTGGACCGAGATCGAGGTGGAGCTCGCCGACGGCCGCGAACCCGCGCTCCTCGACAAGATCGACAAGCGGCTCCGCAAGGCCGGCGTGCGGGCCTCCGCCTCGCCGTCCAAGCTGGCCCGTGCCCTGGAGGAGACGGGCGGCGGGAAGCGGCGCCGCACGAAGGACCGGGCCGCGCCCGTCACCGCCGGTGATCATGTGCTGGCCTATGTGCGCGCCCAGCGGGACACGATCGTCGAGCTCGACCCGGCCGTGCGCCGGGACGTGGAGGACTCCGTGCACCGCATGCGGGTCGCCACCCGGCGGATGCGCAGCACCTTCAAGTCGTACCGCCAGGTCCTCGACCGGTCCGTCACCGACCCGATCGGCGAGGAACTGAAGTGGCTGGCCGGGGAGCTGGGCGTCGGCCGGGACCAGGAGGTGCTCGCCGAGCGGATCACCGGCATCGTCGGGGAACTGCCGCGCGACCTGGTCGTCGGACCCGTCCGGGGCAGGCTGCGCAACTGGTCGCAGTCCCGGCACGGCGACTCCCGGCGCCGGATCATCGAGGTCCTGGACGGCCCGCGCCACCTGGCCCTGCTCGCCTCGCTGGACGCCCTGCTCGCCGACCCGCCGCTGCGCGCGGCCGCCGCCGGGAAGCCCGAGAAGGTGCTCGCCAAGGCCGTGACCAAGAGCTTCGACGTGGTCTCCGGCCTGGTCGAGGAGGGACTGCGCGCGGCACCGGGGCACGAGCGCGACGTGGCGCTGCACGAGGCCCGCAAGAAGACCAAGCGGGCCCGCTACGCGGCCGAGGCGGCCACTCCCGCCCTCGGCGGGCCGGCGTCCGCCATGGTCGGCTCGATGAAGCAGCTCCAGAATCTGCTGGGCGAGCACCAGGACAGTGTGATGAGCCGACAGGCCCTCAAGGAGCTGGCCGAGCAGGCGCACGCGGCCGGGGAGAGCTCGTTCACCTACGGCGTGCTGCACGGCCGCGAGGAGCGGCGGGCCGCCACGGCCGAGGAGGAACTGCCGGGTGCGTGGAACGGGATGAAGGGCGGTACGGGGATCTGA
- a CDS encoding TIGR03960 family B12-binding radical SAM protein, whose protein sequence is MSVESAESVFPQLEALLPHVQKPIQYVGGELNSTVKDWDASDVRWALMYPDAYEVGLPNQGVMILYEVLNEREGVLAERTYSVWPDLEALMREHGVPQFTVDSHRPVKAFDVFGLSFSTELGYTNMLTALDLAGIPLRAADRTVDDPIVMAGGHAAFNPEPIADFIDCAVIGDGEQAVLEVTDIVRAWKAEGRPGGREELLFRLARTGGVYVPGFYDVEYLPDGRIGRVVPNRSGVPWRVSKHTVMDLDEWPYPKQPLVPLAETVHERMSVEIFRGCTRGCRFCQAGMITRPVRERSITGIGEMVDKGLKATGFEEVGLLSLSSADHSEIGDVAKGLADRYTEDKIGLSLPSTRVDAFNIDLANELTRNGRRSGLTFAPEGGSERIRKVINKMVSEDDLIRTVATAYGNGWRQVKLYFMCGLPTETDDDVLQIADMATRVIQKGREVSGANDIRCTVSIGGFVPKPHTPFQWAPQLSAQETDARLEKLRDKIRGDKKYGRSIGFRYHDGKPGIVEGLLSRGDRRIGAVIRAVYEDGGRFDGWREHFSYDRWMNCAEKALAPFGVDVDWYTTRERTYEEVLPWDHLDSGLDKDWLWEDWQDALDETEVEDCRWTPCFDCGVCPAMDTQIQVGPTGKKLLPLTVKKPAPTG, encoded by the coding sequence ATGTCTGTCGAGTCAGCTGAGTCGGTGTTTCCGCAGCTCGAAGCCCTGCTCCCGCATGTGCAGAAGCCGATCCAGTACGTCGGTGGAGAGCTCAATTCCACCGTCAAGGACTGGGACGCCAGCGATGTCCGCTGGGCGCTCATGTACCCCGACGCCTACGAGGTGGGCCTGCCCAACCAGGGCGTCATGATCCTCTACGAGGTGCTCAACGAGCGTGAGGGAGTCCTGGCCGAGCGGACCTACAGCGTGTGGCCGGACCTGGAGGCGCTGATGCGGGAGCACGGCGTCCCGCAGTTCACCGTGGACAGCCACCGCCCGGTGAAGGCCTTCGACGTGTTCGGCCTCAGCTTCTCCACGGAGCTGGGCTACACCAACATGCTGACGGCGCTGGACCTCGCCGGCATTCCGCTGCGGGCCGCGGACCGGACCGTCGACGACCCGATCGTCATGGCCGGCGGCCACGCGGCCTTCAACCCCGAGCCGATCGCCGACTTCATCGACTGCGCGGTGATCGGCGACGGCGAGCAGGCCGTGCTGGAGGTCACCGACATCGTCCGCGCCTGGAAGGCCGAGGGCCGGCCGGGCGGCCGCGAGGAACTGCTGTTCCGGCTGGCGCGGACCGGCGGGGTGTACGTGCCGGGCTTCTACGACGTCGAGTACCTCCCCGACGGCCGGATCGGCCGGGTCGTACCCAACCGGTCGGGCGTGCCGTGGCGGGTGTCCAAGCACACCGTGATGGACCTCGACGAGTGGCCGTACCCCAAGCAGCCCCTGGTGCCGCTGGCCGAGACCGTCCACGAGCGCATGTCGGTGGAGATCTTCCGCGGCTGCACCCGCGGCTGCCGCTTCTGCCAGGCCGGCATGATCACCCGCCCGGTGCGTGAGCGTTCCATCACCGGCATCGGCGAGATGGTCGACAAGGGGCTGAAGGCGACCGGCTTCGAGGAGGTCGGCCTGCTGTCGCTGTCCTCGGCGGACCACAGCGAGATCGGCGACGTCGCCAAGGGCCTCGCGGACCGCTACACGGAGGACAAGATCGGTCTGTCCCTCCCGTCGACCCGTGTGGACGCCTTCAACATCGACCTCGCCAACGAGCTGACCCGCAACGGCCGCCGCTCCGGTCTGACCTTCGCCCCCGAGGGCGGCAGCGAGCGCATCCGCAAGGTCATCAACAAGATGGTCTCGGAGGACGACCTGATCCGGACCGTCGCCACGGCGTACGGCAACGGCTGGCGGCAGGTGAAGCTGTACTTCATGTGCGGTCTGCCGACGGAGACCGACGACGACGTCCTCCAGATCGCCGACATGGCGACCCGCGTCATCCAGAAGGGCCGGGAGGTCTCCGGCGCCAACGACATCCGGTGCACGGTGTCGATCGGCGGCTTCGTGCCCAAGCCCCACACCCCGTTCCAGTGGGCCCCGCAGCTGTCCGCGCAGGAGACCGACGCCCGGCTGGAGAAGCTCCGCGACAAGATCCGCGGCGACAAGAAGTACGGCCGCTCCATCGGCTTCCGCTACCACGACGGCAAGCCGGGCATCGTCGAGGGCCTGCTCTCCCGCGGCGACCGCAGGATCGGCGCGGTCATCCGCGCGGTCTACGAGGACGGCGGCCGTTTCGACGGCTGGCGCGAGCACTTCTCCTACGACCGCTGGATGAACTGCGCGGAGAAGGCGCTGGCCCCCTTCGGCGTCGACGTCGACTGGTACACGACGCGCGAGCGGACGTACGAGGAGGTCCTGCCCTGGGACCACCTGGAC